A genome region from Sphingobacteriaceae bacterium GW460-11-11-14-LB5 includes the following:
- a CDS encoding alpha-L-fucosidase, which translates to MKRTLIVLSLLLTAHAYGQQKSIVSISKADNQSTIIAKAANVVPSPRQLRWQTLELTAFFHFGINTFTDREWGDGKEDISKFNPELLDAEQWVKAIKAAGFKQAIITAKHHDGFCLWPSKFTEHSIKNTAYKNGKGDVVKEVADACRKYNIGFGVYLSPWDRNNPSYGSDAYNTYFVNQLTELLTQYGKVDEVWFDGANGEGPNGKKQVYDFNTWYTLIRKLQPQAVIAVQGPDVRWVGTETGVGRETEWSVLPMAEQSQEKIAALSQKEVNVIPTLSGSYKDQDRGSRSKLINATGLVWYPAETDVSIRPGWFYHTNEDAKVKTPKKLMDIYFTSVGRNGVLLLNIPPNTKGLIADSDVKNLAAFGQKMRSTFSNNIAKTATVSATSGKNIKTLFDGKLNTYFTTPGKDTTTTIELNWAKAVTFNVLSLQENIAIGQRIEKFEAEYFDGKEWINFTSASTVGYKRLLKFNEVTTKKVRFKILSSRLNPSLAEFGLYLLDEKY; encoded by the coding sequence ATGAAGAGAACACTAATTGTATTATCCTTATTGTTAACTGCTCATGCTTATGGGCAACAAAAAAGCATTGTAAGTATTTCCAAAGCAGATAATCAAAGTACTATAATAGCTAAGGCGGCCAATGTTGTGCCATCACCCAGGCAGCTGCGCTGGCAAACATTAGAGCTAACTGCCTTTTTTCATTTTGGGATCAACACTTTTACCGATCGTGAATGGGGCGATGGTAAAGAAGATATATCTAAATTCAATCCCGAGCTGCTCGATGCCGAACAATGGGTTAAAGCCATTAAAGCGGCTGGTTTTAAACAGGCCATAATCACTGCTAAACACCATGATGGTTTTTGCTTATGGCCAAGTAAATTTACGGAGCATAGTATAAAAAATACTGCATACAAAAATGGCAAAGGAGATGTCGTAAAAGAAGTTGCAGATGCCTGCAGGAAATATAATATCGGTTTTGGTGTTTATTTATCACCCTGGGATCGTAATAACCCATCTTATGGATCAGATGCTTACAATACTTATTTCGTAAACCAATTAACCGAACTGCTAACCCAATACGGTAAGGTAGATGAGGTTTGGTTTGACGGAGCAAACGGAGAAGGACCCAATGGCAAAAAACAGGTTTACGATTTTAATACCTGGTATACGCTAATTAGAAAACTGCAGCCCCAGGCGGTTATCGCTGTACAGGGACCTGATGTACGCTGGGTAGGTACAGAAACAGGTGTTGGTCGCGAAACAGAATGGAGTGTTCTGCCTATGGCTGAACAGAGCCAGGAGAAAATCGCAGCATTATCACAGAAGGAGGTAAATGTAATCCCAACCTTATCAGGTTCATACAAAGACCAGGACCGTGGCAGCAGAAGTAAATTGATCAATGCAACAGGTTTAGTCTGGTATCCGGCCGAAACAGATGTAAGTATTCGTCCGGGATGGTTTTACCACACCAATGAAGATGCTAAAGTAAAAACACCTAAGAAGTTAATGGATATCTATTTTACATCAGTAGGTAGAAACGGGGTTTTACTTTTAAATATTCCACCCAATACAAAAGGTTTAATTGCGGATAGTGATGTTAAAAATTTAGCTGCCTTTGGACAAAAAATGAGGAGCACATTCTCGAATAATATCGCCAAAACAGCAACGGTTAGTGCTACATCCGGTAAAAACATAAAGACTTTATTTGACGGGAAATTGAATACTTACTTTACCACACCGGGCAAAGATACCACAACAACAATCGAATTAAACTGGGCTAAAGCTGTAACCTTTAATGTATTGTCGTTACAGGAAAATATTGCCATCGGACAACGCATAGAGAAATTTGAAGCAGAATATTTTGATGGTAAAGAATGGATAAATTTCACTTCAGCAAGCACTGTAGGTTATAAGCGCTTATTAAAATTTAATGAAGTTACCACAAAGAAAGTAAGGTTTAAGATTTTATCGTCAAGATTGAACCCTTCGCTTGCAGAATTTGGATTGTATCTTTTGGATGAAAAATATTAA
- a CDS encoding alpha-mannosidase has translation MLFLLAAASTYTDVTYAQQQHLIPYVQPFSGTSASTTLASQHIEDKTERLANTIPAVAPPFSMTQWTPQTQLTEKKCLAPYYYNNKKFYGFRATHWISGSCTQDYGSFTIMPISGQLKTKSAHYAEDYIHENEVSTPSYYKLKLPQHQLLTEITASLRSGVMRITALKTDSVYILVTPNSDQNKGFIQIDAEKGEISGYNPVHRIYQGWGTPAGFSGYFFIRFKKVFTSAGVYSEGHIFNQQSISNKKDIGAFAGFKLQKGEQLIVYSGTSFTSIDAARANLESEIKHDTFDTVLARTNQIWEKSLSQVNITDTNEKGKKIFYTALYHAMQHPRLYNDVDGKYPQFDGKYQNKTINKGDYYDDFSMWDIYRAQLPLVELLKPDLANSFVQSMILKGQQGGWMPIFPCWNNYTAAMIGDHATAFIASAYNKGIRNYDINEAYRLMRQNAFQMPDSVDYLNGKGRRGINSYLKYGYIPMEDSIPDAFHKREQVSRTLEYAYDDYALASIAKDLGKEADYRQLLKRSFNYRNVFDPKVGMVRGRFSNGNWYNPFYPDHREPYITEGTPRQYTFYVPHDMPGLIKLMGGSKKLENELDALFDKKEYWHGNEPGHQIPFLYNYTASPWKTQLQVSRILAEEYGEGAGGLSGNDDAGQMSAWYVFAALGFYPVDPVSGNYQLTSPLFKQTIISFNNGKKLTIIAIKKSKKSIYSSKITLNGKTFTKNQITHQSLVQGGKLVFYLEDQPAMLRILKNQSKQQ, from the coding sequence TTGCTGTTCCTTTTAGCTGCAGCTAGCACTTATACCGATGTTACATATGCACAGCAGCAGCATTTAATTCCTTATGTTCAACCCTTTTCGGGTACTTCGGCAAGCACTACACTGGCAAGTCAGCACATCGAAGATAAAACAGAGCGTTTGGCCAATACCATCCCAGCGGTTGCGCCACCATTCAGCATGACCCAGTGGACTCCACAAACACAACTGACTGAAAAAAAATGCCTTGCCCCTTATTATTATAACAACAAAAAATTTTATGGCTTTAGGGCAACACACTGGATTAGCGGTTCATGTACGCAGGATTATGGAAGCTTTACCATAATGCCCATTTCTGGCCAGCTTAAAACCAAATCAGCTCATTATGCAGAAGATTATATACACGAAAACGAAGTTTCTACCCCTTCCTATTATAAGTTAAAATTACCTCAGCATCAATTGTTGACAGAAATTACAGCCAGTCTTAGAAGCGGTGTAATGCGAATCACCGCGCTAAAAACAGATAGCGTTTATATCCTGGTTACACCCAACAGCGATCAAAACAAGGGTTTTATTCAAATTGATGCAGAAAAAGGTGAAATTTCCGGTTATAATCCTGTTCACCGGATTTATCAGGGATGGGGAACACCTGCGGGCTTTAGTGGTTATTTCTTCATCCGTTTTAAAAAAGTCTTTACTTCAGCAGGGGTTTATAGCGAGGGCCATATTTTCAATCAGCAAAGTATCAGCAACAAAAAAGACATTGGTGCTTTTGCAGGCTTTAAACTGCAAAAGGGGGAGCAACTCATCGTGTATTCAGGCACATCATTTACCAGTATCGATGCAGCCAGGGCAAACCTGGAAAGTGAAATTAAACATGATACCTTCGATACGGTGTTGGCACGAACGAATCAGATTTGGGAAAAATCGTTATCACAGGTAAACATTACAGATACCAATGAAAAAGGAAAAAAAATCTTTTACACGGCCCTTTATCATGCCATGCAACATCCCAGGTTATACAATGATGTAGATGGGAAATATCCACAGTTTGATGGGAAATATCAGAACAAAACCATAAATAAAGGCGATTATTATGATGATTTTTCGATGTGGGATATTTACCGCGCACAACTGCCCTTAGTTGAACTACTGAAACCCGATTTAGCGAATAGCTTTGTTCAATCAATGATCTTAAAAGGCCAGCAAGGTGGCTGGATGCCGATTTTCCCCTGCTGGAACAATTATACTGCCGCCATGATTGGCGATCACGCTACCGCCTTTATCGCCTCGGCTTACAATAAAGGCATCCGTAATTACGATATTAATGAAGCCTACCGGCTGATGCGACAGAATGCCTTTCAAATGCCCGATTCGGTTGATTATTTGAATGGAAAAGGCAGGCGTGGCATTAACAGTTACTTAAAATACGGCTATATCCCAATGGAAGACAGTATCCCTGATGCTTTTCATAAAAGGGAACAGGTGAGCCGGACTTTAGAATATGCTTATGATGATTATGCCCTTGCCAGCATAGCTAAAGATTTGGGCAAAGAAGCCGATTACCGGCAACTGTTGAAACGATCATTTAACTACCGGAACGTTTTTGATCCAAAGGTGGGAATGGTTCGGGGGCGTTTTTCTAATGGAAACTGGTATAATCCTTTTTATCCCGATCACCGTGAGCCCTATATTACGGAAGGAACCCCAAGACAGTATACTTTTTACGTACCTCATGATATGCCCGGATTGATTAAATTAATGGGCGGAAGCAAAAAACTCGAAAATGAACTGGATGCTCTTTTCGACAAGAAGGAATACTGGCATGGGAACGAACCTGGTCACCAGATCCCCTTTTTATATAATTATACCGCTTCACCCTGGAAAACCCAGCTGCAGGTATCGCGCATTCTGGCAGAAGAGTATGGTGAAGGTGCTGGTGGTTTAAGTGGTAACGACGATGCCGGACAGATGTCGGCATGGTATGTTTTTGCAGCACTCGGCTTTTATCCGGTAGATCCCGTTTCAGGCAATTATCAACTCACCAGCCCCCTGTTTAAGCAAACCATCATTTCATTTAATAACGGCAAAAAATTAACCATTATAGCCATTAAAAAGAGTAAAAAATCTATTTATAGCTCAAAAATCACTTTAAATGGAAAGACTTTTACCAAAAACCAGATTACACATCAATCGCTGGTTCAGGGCGGCAAATTGGTCTTTTATCTGGAAGATCAACCGGCCATGCTTCGAATCCTGAAAAACCAGTCTAAACAGCAGTAA
- a CDS encoding DUF5009 domain-containing protein, which translates to MPDTETIQQNIHAPEKKRLLSLDALRGFDMFWIISGEGIFHGLASGVMKEHALIRDPSDWKIATKKSLSFFEELLIGISNQLHHSTWNGFTFYDLIFPLFIFISGVAMPFSYEKHLSTKHDNQNSAKSIYTALIRRTLILIILGMVVNGLLKWQGYEATRFASVLGRIALSTFFAALIYLNFSRNQQIIWLAGILVGYYIFMIMIPVPGFGNAVLTPEGNLAAYIDRLWLPGKLHRSVYDPEGLLSTIPAIATALLGVFTGSFLHSKNNRFTPNKKVILLLTAGLVLIFAGLFWNIFFPINKNMWTSSFVLLTGGFSVILLALFYYIIDISGHQKWSTPFIWIGTNSILIYVCAHGLFNFESTSQFLFGGIITKLPLIWQQAGLWTGVLLIQLAILKFLYDRKWFLKI; encoded by the coding sequence ATGCCCGATACTGAAACCATACAACAGAATATACACGCTCCAGAAAAGAAAAGGCTACTTTCGCTAGATGCGCTTCGCGGCTTTGATATGTTCTGGATCATTAGCGGTGAAGGCATCTTTCACGGGCTGGCAAGCGGTGTAATGAAGGAACATGCTTTAATCAGAGATCCCAGCGATTGGAAGATTGCAACCAAAAAGAGTCTATCATTTTTCGAGGAGTTATTGATTGGCATCAGCAATCAGCTGCACCACAGTACATGGAATGGTTTTACTTTCTACGATCTGATTTTTCCCCTCTTCATCTTCATATCGGGTGTTGCTATGCCTTTTTCGTATGAGAAACATTTAAGCACAAAACACGACAATCAAAATTCGGCAAAAAGCATTTATACCGCCCTGATCAGAAGAACTTTGATTTTAATTATACTTGGAATGGTGGTAAACGGTTTATTAAAATGGCAGGGCTACGAAGCGACCCGTTTTGCCAGTGTGCTCGGTCGTATCGCCCTATCTACTTTCTTTGCAGCCTTAATTTACCTTAATTTTTCACGAAACCAACAGATTATCTGGCTGGCAGGGATCTTGGTGGGTTACTATATTTTTATGATCATGATACCCGTACCGGGTTTCGGAAATGCGGTATTAACACCCGAAGGGAACCTCGCCGCCTATATCGACCGTTTGTGGTTACCCGGGAAACTTCATCGAAGCGTTTACGATCCCGAAGGATTACTCAGCACCATTCCTGCAATCGCAACAGCGCTACTGGGCGTATTTACAGGGTCATTTCTTCATTCAAAAAATAACCGCTTTACTCCGAATAAAAAAGTTATTTTACTCCTTACAGCAGGATTGGTGCTCATTTTTGCCGGATTATTCTGGAATATCTTTTTTCCGATCAATAAAAACATGTGGACGAGTTCTTTCGTACTGCTGACTGGCGGCTTTAGTGTTATTTTATTGGCGTTGTTCTATTACATTATTGACATTAGCGGTCATCAAAAATGGAGCACGCCCTTCATCTGGATAGGCACCAATTCTATTTTAATTTATGTTTGTGCGCATGGGCTTTTCAATTTCGAATCTACTTCGCAATTCCTCTTTGGTGGAATTATAACTAAACTACCTTTAATCTGGCAGCAGGCAGGATTATGGACTGGTGTATTGTTGATCCAGCTTGCGATATTGAAATTTCTTTATGATAGAAAATGGTTCTTAAAAATTTAA
- a CDS encoding RagB/SusD family nutrient uptake outer membrane protein — translation MKKILFGILCALTGTLIFTSCQKLEVPITSELTPESYPQTAAQLTSASGPVYINLRSDYATTYFFLQSSSTDESVLPIFASDWIDGNKYLELHRHTWNKDNAWVAAGWAYLTNIIGTANQTISIIGQSAPAGAQKNTSLAELKTMRALSYFMMMDMYGNVPLDTLYGVTDLKTNTPRAQVFNYVESELKAAIPYLKSTTGISTYGLPTKYLAYSILAKMYLNAAVYTGTARYDDCIAACDQIINSGLYSIEPMSTYLQMFYPTNGPSQKEFIFAIPFDASTTTGNMFMARYDLNRNLGIRYQYSGSTAGSFTNPVMNQSSGGGLANNKPSGPRMTTTEFYANFTDANDIRNKQWLAGPQYWPDGSPIMVSTTNLGYDQFYTGGTPAGALTYQLNLSPLSSSRLGANAYDLGKDEIAWNTGYRNIKFIADYTNPTNRNQNNDMPLFRYSDIILMKAEAIFRGGSPTLGATALGLVNNVRSNRTTSAALGALTLDVLYNERSKEFAWETWHRNDMIRFGKFENSYGLSKTNTDTYRRIFPIPSTAIATNNKLVQNPGYN, via the coding sequence ATGAAAAAGATATTATTTGGAATATTGTGTGCACTAACCGGGACACTAATATTCACCTCTTGCCAAAAACTTGAGGTACCCATTACATCTGAGCTTACCCCAGAATCTTATCCGCAAACCGCTGCCCAGTTAACTTCGGCATCGGGGCCAGTATACATCAATCTAAGAAGCGATTATGCCACCACTTACTTCTTTTTACAGAGCAGCTCGACAGATGAGTCAGTCTTACCAATTTTTGCTTCTGATTGGATCGATGGCAATAAATACCTCGAACTACACCGTCATACCTGGAATAAAGACAATGCCTGGGTTGCTGCAGGCTGGGCATATTTAACCAATATTATTGGCACCGCCAACCAGACCATTTCGATTATCGGCCAATCGGCACCTGCCGGGGCACAAAAAAATACCAGTCTGGCGGAGTTAAAAACCATGCGTGCCCTCTCCTATTTTATGATGATGGACATGTATGGCAATGTACCTTTAGATACTTTATACGGCGTTACAGATTTAAAAACAAACACTCCACGCGCACAGGTATTCAACTATGTAGAAAGTGAGCTTAAAGCAGCAATACCTTATTTAAAATCGACCACCGGTATATCAACTTATGGTTTACCAACCAAATACCTGGCTTATTCGATATTGGCAAAAATGTACCTGAACGCCGCCGTATATACCGGAACAGCCCGTTACGATGATTGCATAGCGGCCTGCGACCAGATTATAAATTCAGGTTTATATAGTATAGAACCGATGTCTACTTATCTGCAGATGTTTTATCCAACCAATGGACCATCGCAAAAAGAGTTTATTTTTGCAATCCCCTTTGATGCATCGACCACTACGGGTAACATGTTTATGGCCCGTTACGATCTGAACCGGAATCTGGGCATACGCTACCAGTACTCTGGCTCAACAGCTGGCTCATTTACCAACCCGGTAATGAACCAAAGTAGTGGCGGCGGTTTAGCAAATAATAAACCGAGTGGACCAAGAATGACCACAACTGAGTTCTATGCAAATTTTACCGATGCTAACGATATCAGAAATAAACAATGGCTGGCCGGCCCACAGTACTGGCCAGATGGAAGCCCCATAATGGTGAGCACTACAAATTTAGGGTATGATCAGTTTTACACAGGTGGTACGCCTGCCGGCGCTTTAACTTATCAGCTGAACTTAAGCCCATTGAGCAGTTCACGTTTAGGTGCAAATGCTTACGATTTGGGCAAAGATGAAATTGCCTGGAACACCGGTTACCGCAACATTAAATTTATAGCGGATTATACCAATCCAACCAACCGGAACCAAAATAACGACATGCCCTTATTCCGCTATTCGGATATTATTTTAATGAAAGCAGAAGCCATATTCAGAGGTGGAAGCCCAACACTTGGTGCAACTGCATTAGGCCTGGTAAATAACGTAAGAAGCAACCGGACAACTTCGGCAGCATTAGGTGCATTAACTTTGGATGTACTTTACAACGAGCGTTCAAAAGAATTTGCCTGGGAAACCTGGCACCGCAACGATATGATCAGATTTGGGAAATTTGAGAATAGTTATGGTTTGTCTAAAACAAATACCGACACTTATCGCCGTATATTTCCAATTCCTAGCACAGCTATAGCAACAAACAATAAACTGGTTCAAAACCCTGGTTACAACTAA
- a CDS encoding SusC/RagA family TonB-linked outer membrane protein has translation MRFKCTSLKYGSIFLLLLLISQSFNTAFAQTERKITGNLIDTENKPVIGASVSVKGTSKVTVTGDNGAFSIPAKSGDKLVFTFMGYEPKEITIGAASSYKVTLKEATASLTDVVVVGYGKSSRKTLSSAITSVKPEELNKGAIADVGQLLQGKVAGMNITSSGDPNKPAAVILRGASTVNSPGAPFYVIDGIPGADIAAIAPADIESIDVLKDAAATAIYGNRAASGVIMVTTKRGKSGKPQLNYSGYAAAEKVSSQLDLMSADQLRSFLTTNKVAFSPNDDKGENVNWMKAIERSTAFSQNHNLSFSGGAEHSNYSASLNYFTKEGILAKSSLDRIIGRLNVDQYAFNDKVKFSLNLSNSSSKSINEPLQNIVLLQAAKRLPVSPIYNADGSYFENLNNTGYFNPIAISDNAQDETKYNVLLGGFNTEVKLPFGFTYNINLYYQKTTASHGEFYSSYFGKYPTSNFYNNPDPGIGIAHTLIGGLFGTNGSALRSNYENTNKTLETFLTWDKKIGDHTINAVLGYTYQDNVYGDGFQTSSTNFPTDYIGFSNLSLGNPYAISSYRINLGNDLTYGRILMISDFLRVNYNYKNKYLFQGSIRRDGSSVFGKNNQWGYFPSAGLAWRVSEEEFMKGQSVISDLKLRLSYGVTGNSSGIGAYTGQLIYGISGTYYNNGVQAAAYAPIQGSNPDLKWERTATKNIGLDFGLFNNKVTGSVDVYDKNTTDMLFKYNVPASLVPGGAIWANGGSINNKGIEVSLTTSPVTTKSFSWLSTINMAYNKNKITSLQGPYANGDSVRYSDPEGPGQTNATLQILKVGYPLGQFFSLKYAGKDSNGNSLFYKRDGSTTTTPGIGTDYFYLGSAQPKVLMGWSNTFKYKDLELNIFLRGTFGNKIFNATRADLSYTAGATVNNILNSAADDKITDTRNSFYSDRYIENGSYVRLDNATLGYNFKNPVKYVNNIRLYLSTNNLFTITGYKGIDPEINQGGVAPGIDYNNFYPKTRTFLLGLNASF, from the coding sequence ATGAGATTTAAATGTACAAGCTTAAAGTATGGCAGCATCTTTTTGCTGCTTTTACTCATCAGCCAGTCGTTCAATACAGCCTTTGCGCAAACTGAACGAAAAATTACCGGAAACTTAATAGATACCGAAAATAAGCCCGTTATTGGCGCCTCCGTTTCGGTTAAGGGCACTAGCAAAGTAACGGTAACCGGCGATAATGGTGCTTTTAGCATCCCGGCCAAAAGCGGCGACAAACTGGTGTTTACTTTTATGGGTTACGAACCCAAAGAGATTACCATTGGGGCTGCTTCAAGCTATAAAGTAACCCTAAAAGAAGCTACAGCATCGTTAACAGATGTGGTTGTAGTGGGTTATGGAAAAAGCTCGCGCAAAACTTTATCAAGTGCAATCACATCGGTAAAACCTGAAGAACTGAATAAAGGTGCCATTGCAGATGTTGGACAATTGCTACAGGGTAAGGTAGCGGGGATGAATATTACGTCCAGTGGCGACCCGAACAAACCCGCGGCCGTTATATTACGTGGCGCCTCAACTGTGAATAGTCCCGGGGCTCCTTTTTATGTAATCGATGGTATACCTGGGGCAGATATTGCAGCAATTGCACCTGCCGATATTGAATCAATTGATGTACTGAAAGATGCCGCTGCAACAGCTATTTACGGTAACCGTGCGGCGAGCGGCGTAATCATGGTAACCACCAAACGGGGCAAATCGGGTAAACCGCAGTTAAACTATAGCGGTTATGCTGCAGCAGAAAAAGTAAGCAGCCAGCTTGATCTGATGAGTGCCGATCAGTTAAGGTCATTTCTGACAACGAATAAAGTAGCCTTTTCACCAAATGATGATAAAGGCGAAAATGTGAATTGGATGAAAGCCATTGAACGATCTACCGCTTTTTCGCAGAATCACAACCTTTCTTTTAGTGGTGGTGCTGAGCACAGCAACTATAGTGCAAGTTTGAACTACTTCACCAAAGAGGGTATTTTGGCCAAAAGTTCATTAGACCGCATTATCGGCCGCTTAAACGTTGATCAATACGCCTTTAACGATAAGGTAAAATTTAGCCTAAACCTATCCAATTCGAGCAGCAAATCGATTAATGAACCTTTGCAGAACATCGTTTTATTACAGGCAGCCAAACGTTTACCGGTTTCGCCCATCTATAATGCAGATGGAAGCTATTTTGAAAACCTGAATAATACCGGCTACTTTAATCCGATTGCAATATCAGATAATGCACAGGATGAAACCAAATACAATGTGTTGCTGGGAGGCTTTAATACAGAGGTAAAACTGCCATTCGGCTTTACCTATAATATCAATTTATATTACCAGAAAACAACCGCTTCACATGGTGAGTTTTATAGCAGTTACTTTGGAAAGTATCCAACGTCAAACTTTTATAACAACCCCGATCCTGGTATTGGCATCGCCCACACCCTTATTGGGGGCTTGTTTGGCACCAATGGCTCAGCCTTAAGAAGCAATTACGAAAACACCAATAAAACCCTGGAGACATTTTTAACCTGGGATAAAAAAATCGGTGATCATACCATAAATGCGGTATTGGGTTATACTTATCAGGATAATGTATATGGAGATGGTTTTCAAACTTCCAGCACTAATTTCCCTACCGATTACATTGGTTTCTCGAACTTATCCCTGGGTAATCCTTATGCGATCTCTTCTTACCGTATTAATTTAGGGAACGACCTTACTTATGGTAGAATACTCATGATTTCGGACTTTTTGCGGGTAAATTACAACTATAAAAACAAATATCTTTTTCAAGGATCTATCAGACGTGACGGAAGTTCAGTTTTCGGAAAAAACAACCAGTGGGGTTATTTTCCATCTGCTGGTTTAGCATGGAGAGTGAGTGAAGAGGAATTTATGAAGGGCCAGTCCGTCATCAGTGATTTAAAACTCCGTTTGAGCTATGGTGTAACCGGAAACTCTTCAGGTATCGGTGCTTACACCGGCCAGTTAATTTATGGCATTAGCGGCACATATTATAACAATGGCGTTCAGGCAGCCGCCTATGCACCAATTCAGGGATCGAATCCCGATCTGAAATGGGAAAGAACGGCAACAAAAAACATCGGACTCGATTTCGGTCTCTTCAATAATAAGGTTACCGGAAGTGTAGATGTGTACGATAAAAACACAACCGATATGCTTTTCAAATATAATGTACCTGCATCGCTTGTTCCGGGAGGGGCAATATGGGCTAACGGAGGAAGTATTAACAATAAAGGTATCGAAGTTAGCTTAACTACTTCTCCTGTTACAACCAAAAGCTTTTCCTGGTTAAGCACCATCAATATGGCTTACAACAAGAACAAAATTACCAGTTTACAGGGGCCTTACGCTAATGGCGATTCTGTCCGTTATTCAGATCCAGAAGGACCGGGCCAAACGAATGCTACCCTGCAGATCCTTAAGGTAGGTTATCCACTTGGTCAGTTTTTCTCGCTGAAATACGCAGGTAAAGATTCAAATGGCAACTCACTGTTTTATAAACGCGATGGTTCTACCACCACTACCCCAGGTATAGGTACCGATTATTTTTACCTGGGCAGTGCACAACCAAAAGTATTAATGGGCTGGAGCAACACCTTCAAATATAAGGATCTGGAGCTGAATATCTTTTTAAGGGGAACCTTCGGAAATAAGATATTTAATGCAACACGCGCCGATTTATCGTACACGGCGGGCGCAACGGTTAACAATATATTAAACAGTGCCGCCGATGATAAAATAACAGATACCAGAAACTCCTTCTATTCAGACCGGTATATCGAAAATGGTTCTTATGTGCGCTTAGATAATGCTACCCTGGGTTATAATTTTAAAAACCCTGTTAAATATGTAAACAATATCAGGCTTTATTTATCAACTAATAACTTGTTTACCATTACCGGTTATAAAGGTATCGACCCCGAAATTAACCAGGGAGGCGTTGCACCAGGTATAGATTATAATAATTTCTATCCCAAAACACGTACATTTTTATTAGGCCTAAACGCATCGTTTTAA
- a CDS encoding inositol oxygenase: protein MRNQSEASKDNQNPLQNLDQWEEDILIRYPDPKNINAEKKEEQFRNYDETEKDSVKEFYRLNHTYQTYDFVKQKKADYLKFDKQEMPIWSAFDFLNKLVDDSDPDTDLDQMQHLLQTSEAIRNDGHPDWMVLVGLIHDMGKVLCLFGEPQWAVVGDTFPVGCAYSDKIVYPEFFSQNPDFNNETYQTKLGVYTQNCGLDHVDMSWGHDEYVYHMMKPYIPEPGLYMLRYHSFYSQHRENAYDHLMSEKDHEMFKWVNLFNPYDLYSKNPNQKSWAELQPYYKALVAKYLPATIKF from the coding sequence ATGAGAAACCAAAGCGAAGCTTCAAAGGATAATCAAAATCCATTGCAAAATCTTGATCAATGGGAAGAGGATATATTGATCCGCTACCCTGATCCGAAAAACATCAATGCTGAAAAAAAAGAAGAGCAGTTTAGAAATTATGATGAAACAGAAAAGGATAGCGTAAAAGAATTTTACAGGCTTAACCATACCTATCAGACCTATGATTTCGTAAAACAGAAAAAAGCAGATTATTTAAAGTTCGACAAACAGGAGATGCCTATCTGGAGTGCATTTGATTTTCTGAACAAGTTAGTGGATGATTCTGACCCTGATACCGACCTGGACCAGATGCAGCACCTGTTGCAAACATCAGAAGCCATCAGAAACGACGGTCATCCCGATTGGATGGTATTGGTGGGTTTGATCCACGATATGGGTAAGGTGCTTTGCTTATTCGGAGAGCCGCAATGGGCGGTAGTGGGCGATACTTTTCCGGTAGGCTGTGCCTATTCAGATAAAATTGTTTATCCTGAATTTTTCAGCCAAAACCCCGATTTCAATAACGAAACCTATCAGACCAAATTGGGTGTTTATACCCAAAATTGCGGTTTGGATCATGTAGACATGTCGTGGGGACATGATGAGTATGTGTACCACATGATGAAGCCATACATTCCGGAGCCAGGATTATACATGCTGCGTTACCATTCTTTTTATTCGCAGCACCGGGAAAATGCATATGATCACCTGATGAGCGAAAAAGACCACGAAATGTTTAAATGGGTAAACCTGTTTAATCCCTACGATCTGTACTCTAAAAACCCCAATCAAAAAAGCTGGGCAGAGCTGCAGCCTTATTATAAAGCGCTTGTGGCCAAATATCTACCGGCTACCATTAAGTTTTAA